A portion of the Pseudomonas sp. PSE14 genome contains these proteins:
- a CDS encoding DUF3237 domain-containing protein yields the protein MKLEPLMNMHVKASVPLEIGRVPHGQRLISAAGGGTFQGQRLNGEVLPGGGDWILVDNDGGWHLEVRLVLRTDDGARILMQHNGLLVANPKTITAVSRGESSEYGDTYFMIQPRFEVGDERYRWLNHLLAVGEGRLGPGWVEYRLYSLANG from the coding sequence ATGAAACTCGAGCCGCTGATGAACATGCACGTGAAGGCGAGCGTGCCGCTGGAAATTGGCCGGGTGCCCCACGGGCAACGCCTGATCTCGGCGGCCGGCGGCGGAACCTTCCAGGGGCAGCGCTTGAACGGCGAAGTCCTGCCCGGTGGGGGCGACTGGATTCTGGTGGACAACGACGGCGGCTGGCACCTGGAGGTGCGCCTGGTGCTGCGTACCGACGACGGCGCGCGGATACTGATGCAGCATAACGGGCTGCTGGTGGCCAATCCGAAGACCATCACGGCGGTATCCCGGGGTGAGAGCTCCGAGTACGGTGACACCTACTTCATGATCCAGCCGCGCTTCGAGGTCGGGGACGAGCGGTACCGCTGGCTGAACCATCTGCTTGCGGTGGGCGAGGGACGGCTGGGGCCGGGCTGGGTGGAGTACCGGTTGTATTCATTGGCCAATGGGTGA
- a CDS encoding cysteine hydrolase family protein, whose protein sequence is MAKQALILVDIQNDYFPAGKWPLVGIEPAANQAAKVLAAFRERGNLVVHVRHEFASDDAPFFAPGSEGAQIHPKVANLPGEAVVLKHFVNSFRGTDLKAILDQHGIESVVVVGHMSHMCVDGAVRAAADFGYEVTVLHDACATLDLEFNGVKVPAAQVHAAYMAAFAFAYAQVISTAEYLDR, encoded by the coding sequence ATGGCAAAGCAAGCGCTCATCCTAGTGGATATCCAGAACGACTACTTCCCCGCCGGCAAATGGCCGCTGGTCGGCATCGAGCCCGCCGCCAACCAGGCCGCCAAGGTGCTCGCCGCCTTCCGGGAGCGCGGTAACCTGGTGGTGCATGTCCGCCACGAATTCGCAAGCGATGACGCCCCCTTCTTCGCCCCCGGCAGCGAAGGCGCGCAGATTCACCCGAAGGTCGCCAATCTGCCCGGGGAAGCCGTCGTGCTCAAGCACTTCGTCAACTCGTTCCGCGGCACCGACCTCAAGGCGATCCTCGACCAGCACGGCATCGAGTCCGTCGTCGTGGTCGGTCACATGAGCCACATGTGCGTGGACGGCGCGGTGCGGGCCGCCGCCGACTTCGGCTACGAGGTGACCGTGCTGCACGACGCCTGCGCCACCCTCGACCTGGAATTCAATGGCGTGAAGGTGCCGGCGGCCCAGGTCCATGCGGCCTACATGGCAGCCTTCGCCTTCGCCTATGCGCAGGTGATCTCCACCGCCGAGTACCTCGATCGCTGA
- a CDS encoding DUF3303 family protein, whose product MLYLVHWTIPMENRDKVIQRFLQTGGQPPANVKLVGRWHAMGHMMGFGLAEAENPLDVQRWMLQWTDLMNLQVHPAMTDAEYAPLLVQQMEAASSVSP is encoded by the coding sequence ATGCTCTATCTGGTGCACTGGACCATTCCCATGGAAAACCGCGACAAGGTCATCCAGCGGTTCCTGCAGACCGGCGGCCAGCCGCCGGCCAACGTCAAGCTGGTCGGGCGCTGGCACGCCATGGGCCACATGATGGGTTTTGGCCTGGCCGAAGCCGAGAATCCCCTCGACGTGCAGCGCTGGATGCTGCAATGGACCGACCTGATGAACCTGCAGGTGCATCCCGCCATGACCGACGCCGAATACGCACCCTTGCTGGTGCAGCAGATGGAAGCGGCGAGCTCGGTCAGTCCCTGA
- a CDS encoding nuclear transport factor 2 family protein has protein sequence MSNYTAESAAINRVLTDYVEGMTFADEARLRQAFHPSCKIIGNYHGELEWASLDDFIGAIKAESPPSSGAPPVWELKSLDITGDSAVAKVTDDFLGMHFTDYLSLLRIGSQWSIINKLYYLHE, from the coding sequence ATGAGCAACTACACGGCGGAAAGTGCCGCCATCAACCGGGTTCTCACGGATTACGTGGAGGGCATGACCTTTGCCGACGAGGCGAGGTTGCGCCAGGCGTTCCATCCGTCCTGCAAGATCATCGGTAACTACCACGGCGAGCTGGAATGGGCTTCGCTGGATGACTTCATCGGCGCGATCAAGGCCGAATCGCCGCCGTCATCCGGCGCACCGCCGGTATGGGAGCTGAAGTCGCTGGACATCACCGGCGACAGTGCGGTGGCGAAGGTGACGGATGATTTTCTCGGCATGCATTTCACCGATTACCTGTCGTTGCTGCGCATCGGTTCGCAGTGGTCGATCATCAACAAGCTCTACTACCTGCACGAGTGA
- a CDS encoding cupin domain-containing protein, with product MTQRQPINLRDKLSRLHETWQPRVIAEMNDYQFKVVKLHGDFVWHSHADTDETFIVLDGELRIDFRDGPLTLRAGELYVVPRGVEHKPYAEHEVQVMLIEPRGVLNTGDAGGERTAQNDRWI from the coding sequence ATGACCCAGCGCCAACCGATCAACCTGCGGGACAAGCTCTCGCGCCTCCACGAAACCTGGCAGCCCCGGGTGATCGCGGAAATGAACGACTACCAGTTCAAGGTGGTGAAGCTGCACGGCGATTTCGTCTGGCACAGCCACGCCGATACCGATGAGACCTTCATCGTGCTGGACGGCGAGCTGCGCATCGATTTCCGCGACGGTCCGCTCACCCTGCGCGCCGGCGAGCTGTACGTGGTGCCCCGTGGCGTAGAGCACAAGCCATACGCCGAGCATGAGGTACAGGTGATGCTGATCGAACCGCGCGGAGTGCTGAACACCGGCGACGCCGGCGGCGAGCGCACGGCGCAGAACGATCGCTGGATCTGA
- a CDS encoding M48 family metallopeptidase: MNFFEHQDRARRQTGRLVLLLAVAVVCLVTITSFALGWLWRHLGEPALHLTSRASLPDPELYLAVAAVIIGVVVLGALYKQVQLSAGGKVVAESLGGRLLNLSASNADERRLLNVVEEMALASGSPVPPVYVLEDASINAFAAGLSPRDAVIGITRGAIEQLERNELQGVIAHEFSHIHHGDMLLNTRLTALLHGILLLGLIGGMLLRGWNETSTGIRVGSRSSSNDKDGGGSAVLLVIGCGVVLYVLGYVGTFFGQLIKASVSRQREFLADASAVQFTRDPSTIAGALKKIGSNPFGALLSAPRAAEFSHMYFGDGVGSSWFDTHPPLKERIRRVEPGWDGIYPKFEPRLDVALMNKDAWTAAVTGQAYQPSAVDVAVAAVGAPTVAHLQEARGTLQRLDERLQRAAHDTEGAQALIYGLLLDSEPGLRARQLEQLKTRLDLSLALQLDLLEESLLHLDPGQRLPLLDLAMPALKQLDTQGFTGLRENMALLIKFDGKVKLLEWTLLRIVERNLRPGSAKIGNVALAELEEPAAVLLAFLARAGETGDAQTEQAFTDAWSGLPFAPRPLPAGGQLRELEAALKKLEQLRPLQKPQLLKAMARCVEQDGHINVSEAELMRAVADILDCPMPPLLTV, translated from the coding sequence ATGAACTTCTTCGAACACCAGGATCGCGCCCGGCGGCAGACCGGGCGCCTGGTCCTGCTGCTGGCCGTCGCGGTGGTCTGCCTGGTCACCATCACCAGCTTTGCCCTGGGCTGGCTCTGGCGGCATTTGGGTGAGCCGGCGCTGCACCTGACCTCGCGCGCCTCCCTGCCCGACCCCGAGCTGTACCTGGCGGTGGCCGCCGTGATCATCGGCGTGGTCGTCCTCGGGGCGCTGTACAAGCAGGTGCAGTTGAGTGCCGGCGGCAAGGTGGTGGCCGAGAGCCTGGGCGGCCGATTGCTCAACCTCAGCGCCAGCAATGCCGACGAGCGCCGGCTGCTCAACGTCGTCGAGGAAATGGCCCTGGCTTCCGGCTCGCCGGTACCGCCGGTCTACGTACTGGAAGACGCCTCGATCAACGCCTTCGCCGCCGGCCTGAGTCCGCGCGACGCGGTGATCGGGATCACCCGCGGTGCCATCGAGCAGCTCGAACGCAATGAACTGCAGGGCGTGATCGCCCACGAATTCAGCCATATCCACCACGGCGACATGCTGCTCAACACGCGCCTTACCGCGCTGTTGCACGGCATCCTCCTGCTAGGCCTGATCGGCGGCATGCTGCTGCGTGGCTGGAACGAGACCAGCACCGGCATCCGCGTCGGTAGCCGCAGTAGCAGCAACGACAAGGACGGTGGTGGCAGCGCGGTGCTGCTGGTCATCGGCTGCGGCGTGGTGCTCTACGTACTGGGCTACGTCGGCACCTTCTTCGGCCAGTTGATCAAGGCCTCGGTCAGCCGTCAGCGCGAGTTCCTGGCCGATGCCTCGGCGGTGCAGTTCACCCGCGATCCCTCCACCATCGCTGGCGCGCTCAAGAAGATCGGCAGCAATCCCTTTGGCGCACTGCTCAGCGCCCCGCGCGCCGCGGAGTTCAGCCATATGTACTTCGGCGACGGCGTCGGCAGCAGCTGGTTCGACACCCACCCGCCGCTGAAGGAGCGCATCCGCCGCGTCGAGCCGGGCTGGGACGGGATCTACCCGAAATTCGAGCCGCGCCTGGACGTGGCACTGATGAACAAGGACGCCTGGACCGCCGCCGTCACCGGCCAGGCCTATCAGCCCAGCGCCGTCGACGTGGCGGTCGCCGCCGTCGGCGCCCCTACGGTCGCTCATCTGCAGGAAGCCCGAGGCACCCTGCAGCGCCTGGACGAACGCCTGCAACGCGCCGCCCATGACACCGAAGGCGCCCAGGCGCTGATCTACGGCCTGCTGCTGGACAGCGAGCCCGGCCTGCGCGCCCGCCAGCTGGAGCAGCTCAAGACGCGCCTGGACCTGAGCCTGGCGCTGCAGCTCGACCTGCTGGAAGAGTCGCTGCTGCACCTCGACCCCGGCCAGCGCCTGCCGCTGCTGGACCTGGCCATGCCGGCGCTGAAGCAGCTCGACACCCAGGGCTTTACCGGCCTGCGCGAAAACATGGCCCTGCTGATCAAGTTCGACGGCAAGGTGAAGTTGCTGGAATGGACCCTGCTGCGGATCGTCGAACGCAACCTGCGCCCCGGCAGCGCGAAGATCGGCAACGTGGCGCTGGCGGAACTGGAGGAGCCGGCCGCCGTGCTGCTGGCCTTCCTCGCCCGCGCCGGCGAAACCGGCGATGCGCAGACCGAGCAGGCCTTCACCGATGCCTGGAGCGGATTGCCCTTCGCGCCCCGCCCATTGCCGGCTGGAGGCCAGCTGCGGGAGCTGGAAGCCGCGCTGAAGAAACTGGAACAGTTGCGCCCGCTGCAGAAGCCGCAACTGCTCAAGGCCATGGCCCGTTGCGTCGAGCAGGATGGTCACATCAACGTCAGCGAGGCGGAGCTGATGCGCGCGGTGGCGGATATCCTCGATTGCCCGATGCCGCCGTTGTTGACGGTATAA
- a CDS encoding LemA family protein: protein MSVSSIVTLAIIAGVVFLLISVFNRLVALRNRYQNAFAQIEVQLKRRYDLIPNLVETAKAYLKHERETLEAVIAARNAAVAGLKAASEQPGDSGRMAQLAAAENALGGAMGRLNVTLEAYPDLKASQNLQQVSEELSSTENKVAFARQAYNDSVMAYNTYRQSFPANVLATTYGHSKDASLLEFEDSKEIQAAPKVAF, encoded by the coding sequence ATGAGCGTTTCGTCGATCGTCACCCTGGCTATCATCGCCGGCGTGGTCTTCCTGCTGATCAGCGTGTTCAACCGCCTGGTGGCGCTGCGCAACCGCTATCAGAACGCCTTTGCCCAGATCGAAGTGCAGCTCAAGCGCCGCTACGACCTGATCCCCAACCTGGTGGAAACCGCCAAGGCCTATCTCAAGCATGAGCGCGAGACCCTGGAGGCAGTGATCGCCGCCCGCAACGCCGCGGTCGCAGGTCTGAAGGCCGCCTCTGAACAGCCCGGCGACTCCGGCCGCATGGCGCAACTGGCCGCCGCCGAGAACGCCCTGGGCGGCGCCATGGGCCGCCTCAACGTGACCCTGGAAGCCTACCCGGACCTCAAGGCCTCGCAGAACCTGCAACAGGTCAGCGAGGAGCTTTCCAGCACCGAGAACAAGGTCGCCTTCGCCCGCCAGGCCTACAACGACTCGGTGATGGCGTACAACACCTACCGCCAGTCCTTCCCCGCCAACGTCCTGGCCACCACCTACGGCCACAGCAAGGACGCCAGCCTGCTGGAGTTCGAGGACAGCAAGGAAATCCAGGCTGCGCCGAAAGTCGCCTTCTGA
- a CDS encoding class I SAM-dependent methyltransferase yields the protein MTDQSARIRHSWQANADAWTRAVREQRIESRRLVTDAAILDAVAAGPARRVLDIGCGEGWLCRALAERGSECVGVDASAPLIEAARQAGGGRFEVMDYAGLITEGESLGRFDTLVCNFALLDESIAPLLLALRERLEPAGRLLIQTVHPWSACGDEPYADGWRLETFAAFGEAFSAPMPWYYRTLESWLALLATSGWRVRQLREPRHPESGKPCSLLLDLQPLAG from the coding sequence ATGACCGACCAGAGCGCCCGCATTCGCCACAGTTGGCAGGCCAACGCCGATGCCTGGACCCGCGCGGTGCGCGAGCAGCGCATCGAGAGCCGGCGCCTGGTGACCGACGCGGCGATCCTCGACGCTGTCGCCGCCGGGCCCGCGCGCCGCGTGCTGGACATCGGCTGCGGCGAAGGCTGGCTGTGCCGGGCCCTGGCGGAGCGGGGCAGCGAGTGTGTGGGGGTGGATGCTTCCGCGCCGCTGATCGAGGCCGCGCGCCAGGCGGGTGGCGGCCGCTTCGAGGTGATGGACTACGCCGGACTGATCACCGAGGGGGAATCCCTGGGGCGCTTCGATACGCTGGTCTGCAACTTCGCCCTGCTCGACGAATCCATCGCGCCGCTCCTCCTGGCCCTGCGCGAGCGCCTCGAACCCGCCGGCCGCCTGCTGATCCAAACCGTGCATCCCTGGTCCGCCTGCGGCGACGAGCCCTACGCCGATGGCTGGCGGCTGGAGACCTTCGCCGCCTTCGGCGAGGCCTTCAGCGCGCCGATGCCCTGGTACTACCGCACCCTGGAGTCCTGGCTGGCGCTGCTCGCCACCAGTGGCTGGCGCGTGCGGCAGCTGCGCGAGCCGCGCCATCCCGAGAGCGGCAAGCCTTGCTCGTTGCTGCTGGACTTGCAACCGCTGGCCGGCTGA
- a CDS encoding VOC family protein: protein MSTPVPAVRPSVIPCLRYRDAPRAIDWLCATFGFQRQLVVADDHGGIAHAQLVLGDGSGLLMLGSLHDNEYGRLMRQPDEAGGCTQSIYVVVRDAEVLYRAAVDGGAQIVIDIKDEDYGGQGFTCRDLEGHIWSFGTYDPWH from the coding sequence ATGTCCACGCCCGTTCCCGCCGTCCGTCCCAGCGTCATCCCGTGCCTGCGCTACCGCGATGCGCCCCGCGCCATCGATTGGCTGTGCGCCACCTTCGGCTTCCAGCGCCAGTTGGTGGTGGCCGATGACCACGGTGGCATCGCCCATGCGCAATTGGTGCTCGGTGATGGCAGCGGACTGCTGATGCTCGGTTCGCTGCACGACAACGAATACGGCCGGCTGATGCGCCAGCCCGACGAGGCCGGCGGCTGCACCCAGAGCATCTACGTCGTGGTGAGGGACGCCGAGGTGCTGTACCGAGCGGCGGTGGACGGTGGCGCGCAGATCGTCATCGACATCAAGGACGAGGACTACGGCGGCCAGGGCTTCACCTGCCGCGACCTGGAGGGGCATATCTGGAGCTTCGGCACCTACGACCCCTGGCACTGA
- a CDS encoding class I SAM-dependent methyltransferase: MERIGLRGTPETLLITFYAKAKESELPDSLLHDHFSRRVLDRLDYDFARLHLGRSGWIGVALRAKLFDDWVRDFLARHPQAVVLQLGCGLDSRVWRIDPPSTVQWFEVDFPEVIALRERLYPARENCHLVASALTTPDWWRVVPVGRPVLIVAEGVLPYVESEAVPWLLRALIAHCGSGELIFDGYTRQGIRWMQYHPMIRKTGAILRWGIDDSAELEAQVPGLRFVDTVEPYDETQIARMSLGVRLLYRITLAIPPLRRMGRLLRYRFG, translated from the coding sequence GTGGAGCGCATCGGTCTGCGCGGTACGCCGGAAACCCTGCTGATCACCTTCTACGCCAAGGCGAAGGAGAGCGAGCTGCCCGACAGCCTGCTGCACGACCATTTCTCCCGGCGGGTGCTGGATCGGCTCGACTATGATTTCGCCCGCCTGCACCTCGGCCGCTCCGGGTGGATCGGCGTGGCGTTGCGGGCCAAGCTGTTCGACGACTGGGTGCGCGACTTCCTCGCGCGCCACCCGCAGGCGGTGGTGCTGCAGCTGGGCTGCGGGCTCGACAGCCGGGTCTGGCGTATCGATCCGCCGTCCACCGTGCAGTGGTTCGAGGTGGACTTCCCCGAAGTGATCGCCCTGCGCGAGCGCCTGTATCCGGCGCGGGAGAACTGTCACCTGGTGGCCAGCGCGCTGACCACGCCGGATTGGTGGCGTGTAGTACCGGTGGGGCGGCCGGTGCTGATCGTCGCCGAAGGTGTGCTGCCCTACGTGGAAAGCGAGGCGGTGCCCTGGCTGCTGCGCGCCCTGATCGCGCATTGTGGCAGCGGCGAGCTGATCTTCGACGGCTACACCCGGCAAGGCATCCGCTGGATGCAGTACCACCCGATGATCCGCAAGACCGGCGCGATCCTGCGCTGGGGGATCGATGATTCCGCCGAGCTGGAGGCGCAGGTGCCCGGCCTGCGCTTCGTCGATACGGTCGAGCCCTACGACGAGACGCAGATCGCCCGGATGTCCCTGGGCGTGCGCCTGCTGTACCGGATTACCCTGGCGATCCCGCCCTTGCGGCGCATGGGGCGGCTGCTGCGTTATCGGTTTGGCTGA
- a CDS encoding class I SAM-dependent methyltransferase, translating to MAQNIYDNPEFFAGYAQLPRSQHGLDGAPEWPTLRSLLPPLAGLDVVDLGCGYGWFCRYAAQQGARTVSGLDVSQKMLERARETTDAPQVSYFHADLDQLELPTAAFDLAYSSLTLHYLADLPHFFRNVHDALRPGGNLVFSIEHPIYMASLKPGWIVDADGRRYWPVDHYQDEGERHTDWLAKGVLKHHRTLGSVLNAVIGAGLRLRHVEDWGPSAEQVQAQPALAEERERPMLLLVAAQR from the coding sequence ATGGCGCAGAACATTTACGACAACCCTGAATTCTTCGCCGGCTACGCCCAGTTGCCGCGCTCGCAGCATGGCCTGGATGGCGCGCCGGAATGGCCGACGCTGCGCTCGCTGCTGCCGCCGCTGGCGGGACTGGACGTGGTCGACCTTGGCTGCGGTTACGGGTGGTTCTGTCGCTACGCGGCGCAACAGGGCGCGCGCACGGTGAGCGGCCTGGATGTGTCGCAGAAGATGCTCGAGCGGGCGCGGGAGACGACCGACGCGCCACAGGTGAGCTACTTCCACGCTGACCTCGACCAGCTCGAATTGCCCACCGCGGCCTTCGATCTGGCCTACAGCTCGCTGACCCTGCATTACCTTGCGGACCTGCCGCATTTCTTCCGCAACGTGCACGACGCACTGCGCCCCGGCGGCAACCTGGTGTTCTCCATCGAGCATCCGATCTACATGGCCTCGCTCAAACCCGGCTGGATCGTCGACGCCGACGGTCGCCGCTACTGGCCTGTGGACCACTACCAGGACGAAGGCGAGCGCCACACCGACTGGCTGGCCAAGGGCGTGCTCAAGCACCACCGCACCCTCGGCAGCGTTCTCAACGCGGTGATCGGCGCCGGACTGAGACTACGGCACGTCGAGGATTGGGGGCCGAGCGCCGAACAGGTGCAAGCCCAGCCGGCGCTGGCGGAGGAGCGTGAGCGGCCGATGCTGTTGCTGGTCGCCGCACAGCGCTGA
- a CDS encoding amino acid permease — protein MSSHDLQRDLNERHIRLMALGACIGVGLFLGSAKAIQMAGPAIMLSYIIGGLAILVIMRALGEMAVHNPVAGSFARYAQDYLGPLAGYLTGWNYWFLWLVTCVAEITAVAIYMGIWFPDVPRWIWALAALASMGTINLVAVRAFGEFEFWFALIKIVTIVAMILVGGGMIMFGLGNDGIATGISNLWSNGGFMPHGITGVLMSLQMVMFAYLGVEMIGLTAGEAKNPQKTIPGAINSVFWRILLFYVGALFVIMSIYPWNEIGTQGSPFVMTFERMGIKTAAGIINFVVITAALSSCNGGIFSTGRMLYSLAQHGQAPAVFAKTSKGGVPRNALLLSIAALLLGVLLNYLVPEKVFTWVTSIATFGAIWTWAMILLAQLKFRRGLSAAEAGKLQFKMWLYPVSSYLAMAFLVLVVVLMAFFEDTRIALYIGPAFLVLLTVLYYALNLAPKTEQGGAASRA, from the coding sequence ATGTCGTCCCACGATCTCCAGCGGGATCTCAATGAGCGGCACATCCGTCTCATGGCCCTGGGCGCCTGCATCGGCGTCGGCCTGTTCCTCGGCTCCGCCAAGGCCATCCAGATGGCCGGCCCGGCCATCATGCTCTCCTACATCATCGGCGGTCTCGCCATCCTCGTGATCATGCGCGCCCTCGGCGAGATGGCCGTGCACAACCCCGTGGCCGGCTCCTTCGCCCGTTACGCCCAGGACTACCTCGGCCCACTGGCCGGCTACCTGACCGGCTGGAACTACTGGTTCCTCTGGCTGGTGACCTGTGTCGCGGAAATCACCGCGGTGGCCATCTACATGGGCATCTGGTTCCCTGACGTGCCGCGCTGGATCTGGGCGCTGGCCGCGCTGGCGAGCATGGGCACCATCAACCTGGTGGCGGTGCGTGCCTTCGGTGAGTTCGAGTTCTGGTTCGCCCTGATCAAGATCGTCACCATCGTCGCCATGATCCTGGTCGGCGGCGGCATGATCATGTTCGGCCTGGGCAACGACGGCATCGCCACCGGCATCTCGAATCTCTGGAGCAATGGCGGCTTCATGCCCCACGGCATCACCGGCGTGCTGATGTCCTTGCAGATGGTGATGTTCGCCTACCTGGGCGTGGAGATGATCGGCCTGACCGCCGGTGAAGCGAAGAATCCGCAGAAGACCATCCCCGGTGCGATCAATTCGGTGTTCTGGCGCATCCTGCTGTTCTACGTGGGCGCGCTGTTCGTGATCATGTCGATCTACCCGTGGAACGAGATCGGCACCCAGGGCAGCCCCTTCGTGATGACCTTCGAGCGCATGGGCATCAAGACCGCCGCCGGCATCATCAACTTCGTGGTGATCACCGCCGCGCTGTCGTCCTGCAACGGCGGCATCTTCAGCACCGGCCGCATGCTCTACAGCCTCGCCCAGCATGGCCAGGCCCCGGCCGTGTTCGCCAAGACCTCCAAGGGCGGCGTACCGCGTAACGCGCTGCTGCTGTCCATCGCTGCGCTGCTGCTGGGCGTGCTGCTGAACTACCTGGTGCCGGAAAAGGTATTCACCTGGGTGACCTCCATCGCCACCTTCGGTGCGATCTGGACCTGGGCGATGATCCTGCTGGCCCAGCTGAAGTTCCGCCGCGGCCTCTCCGCCGCCGAAGCTGGCAAGCTGCAGTTCAAGATGTGGCTGTACCCGGTCAGCTCCTACCTCGCCATGGCCTTCCTGGTGCTGGTGGTGGTGCTGATGGCCTTCTTCGAGGACACCCGCATCGCGCTGTACATCGGCCCGGCCTTCCTGGTGCTGCTGACGGTGCTGTACTACGCGCTGAACCTTGCTCCCAAGACCGAGCAGGGCGGTGCCGCCAGCCGTGCGTGA
- a CDS encoding aldo/keto reductase, translating to MNTVVFADGTAVPAIGQGTWRLGENRSERSREVAALREGIERGLTLIDTAEMYGEGGSEEVVGEAIAGLREQVFLVSKVYPHNASRRGIPEACERSLKRLRTDCLDLYLLHWRGQYPLEETVEAFERLREAGKIRRWGVSNFDLDDMQELNEPACATNQVQYSLEERGIEWDLLPWCQEQRMPLMAYCPVGQGGSLLRHRALAEIAARHDATPARVALAWLIHQPGVIAIPKAVESLHVRDNAAALQLRLSTEDFELLDAAFPPPTRKRHLAVV from the coding sequence ATGAACACAGTGGTATTCGCCGACGGCACCGCCGTTCCCGCCATCGGCCAGGGCACCTGGCGCCTGGGCGAGAACCGTTCCGAGCGCTCGCGCGAAGTGGCGGCGCTGCGCGAAGGCATCGAGCGCGGCCTGACCCTCATCGACACCGCCGAAATGTACGGCGAAGGCGGCTCGGAAGAGGTGGTCGGCGAGGCCATCGCCGGGCTGCGCGAGCAGGTCTTCCTGGTCAGCAAGGTCTATCCGCACAACGCCAGCCGGCGTGGTATTCCCGAAGCCTGCGAGCGCAGTCTCAAGCGCCTGCGCACCGACTGCCTGGACCTCTACCTGCTGCACTGGCGCGGCCAGTATCCGCTGGAGGAAACCGTCGAGGCCTTCGAGCGCCTGCGCGAGGCCGGCAAGATCCGCCGCTGGGGCGTGTCCAACTTCGACCTGGACGACATGCAGGAACTGAACGAGCCGGCCTGCGCCACCAACCAGGTGCAGTACAGCCTGGAAGAGCGCGGCATCGAATGGGACCTGCTGCCCTGGTGCCAGGAGCAGCGCATGCCGCTGATGGCCTACTGCCCAGTGGGGCAGGGCGGCAGCTTGCTGCGCCACCGCGCCCTGGCGGAGATCGCCGCGCGGCATGACGCCACTCCGGCCCGCGTGGCGCTGGCCTGGCTGATCCATCAACCGGGGGTGATCGCGATTCCCAAGGCAGTGGAGTCGCTGCACGTGCGCGACAACGCCGCCGCGCTGCAACTGCGTCTGAGTACCGAAGACTTCGAACTGCTCGACGCCGCATTCCCGCCGCCAACCCGCAAGCGGCATCTGGCGGTGGTCTGA
- a CDS encoding GlxA family transcriptional regulator — translation MVGQRRVVEIGLLIYPGVQAAALHGLTDLFAVAERISSEEAGDQLPALRVSHWSGEEGAAPRRIFDTHPDLPSDADSPLVAVLVPPSLFGLPDATPVRHLTQWLAARHADGAIVGSVCIGGLLVAEAGLLDGRSATAHWSGAEAFARRFPKVRLEAHKPIVDDGDLITSAGLMAWSEVGLRVVDRLLGPSIASRTARFLVVEHSDSAQQCGSNFAPLLGHGDAAILKVQHWLQGNGAVDVSLPAMAARAGLEERTFLRRFRAATGLKPTEYCQHLRVGKAREMLEFTNGTVDHIAFTVGYLDPGSFRSTFRKITGMSPSDYRKRFGAKQAEVAVRD, via the coding sequence ATGGTTGGGCAAAGGCGCGTCGTCGAGATCGGCCTGCTGATCTATCCCGGTGTGCAGGCGGCGGCGCTGCACGGGCTGACCGACCTGTTCGCGGTGGCCGAGCGCATCTCCAGCGAAGAGGCCGGCGACCAGTTACCGGCGCTGCGGGTCAGCCACTGGTCCGGCGAGGAAGGCGCCGCGCCCAGGCGCATCTTCGATACCCATCCGGACCTGCCGTCTGACGCGGACAGCCCCCTGGTCGCCGTGCTGGTACCGCCGTCGCTGTTTGGCCTGCCGGACGCCACGCCGGTGCGCCATCTCACCCAATGGCTGGCCGCGCGCCACGCGGACGGCGCCATTGTCGGCTCGGTGTGCATCGGCGGTTTGCTGGTGGCCGAGGCCGGCCTGCTCGACGGGCGCTCCGCCACCGCCCACTGGAGCGGGGCCGAGGCGTTCGCCCGGCGCTTCCCCAAGGTGCGACTGGAGGCGCACAAGCCGATCGTCGACGATGGTGACCTGATCACCTCCGCTGGCCTGATGGCCTGGTCGGAAGTGGGGCTGCGCGTGGTCGACCGCCTGCTCGGGCCCAGCATCGCCTCGCGCACCGCGCGCTTCCTGGTGGTGGAGCACAGCGACAGCGCGCAGCAGTGCGGCAGCAACTTCGCACCGCTGCTGGGGCATGGCGACGCGGCGATCCTCAAGGTCCAGCACTGGCTGCAGGGCAACGGCGCGGTAGACGTGAGCCTGCCCGCGATGGCCGCCCGGGCCGGGCTGGAGGAGCGTACCTTCCTCCGCCGCTTCCGGGCGGCCACGGGGCTCAAACCCACCGAATACTGCCAGCACCTGCGGGTGGGCAAGGCGCGGGAGATGCTGGAGTTCACCAACGGCACGGTGGATCACATCGCCTTTACGGTCGGCTATCTCGACCCGGGCTCGTTCCGCAGCACCTTCCGCAAGATCACCGGGATGTCGCCCAGCGACTACCGCAAGCGCTTCGGCGCCAAGCAGGCCGAGGTTGCCGTCAGGGACTGA